A genomic region of Azospirillum sp. TSH58 contains the following coding sequences:
- a CDS encoding ABC transporter permease yields MNRNGPVALVFHTLFLAFLLAPILIVCVVAFTSQGYLSLPTEGLSLRWFRAIGDNPEFARAFRDSLLLGAVSSTIAVAFSVPAALAIARHQFRGREAITALFLSPLMVPHIVLGIAFLRFFTQIGLGGTFAGLVLSHVVIILPFALRLILAASTGMDRSIENAAASLGATSWTTFRRVTLPLILPGVASGWVLAFINSFDEVTMTVFIASPETTTLPVRLFLYIQDNIDPLVAAVSASLIFMTVAAMLVLDRLYGLERLLVGRGQE; encoded by the coding sequence ATGAACCGCAACGGCCCCGTCGCCCTGGTCTTCCACACGCTGTTCCTGGCCTTCCTGCTGGCGCCGATCCTGATCGTCTGCGTGGTCGCCTTCACCTCGCAGGGCTATCTGTCGCTGCCGACCGAGGGGCTGTCGCTGCGCTGGTTCCGCGCCATCGGCGACAACCCGGAATTCGCGCGGGCCTTCCGCGACAGCCTGCTGCTGGGGGCGGTCAGCTCCACCATCGCGGTGGCCTTCTCGGTCCCGGCGGCGCTGGCCATCGCCCGCCACCAGTTCCGGGGGCGCGAGGCGATCACGGCGCTGTTCCTGTCGCCGCTGATGGTGCCGCACATCGTGCTGGGCATCGCCTTCCTGCGCTTCTTCACGCAGATCGGGCTGGGCGGCACCTTCGCCGGGCTGGTGCTGAGCCATGTGGTCATCATCCTGCCCTTCGCGCTGCGGCTGATCCTGGCGGCCTCCACCGGCATGGACCGCTCCATCGAGAACGCCGCGGCCTCGCTCGGCGCCACCTCCTGGACGACCTTCCGGCGGGTGACCCTGCCGCTGATCCTGCCGGGCGTGGCGAGCGGCTGGGTGCTGGCCTTCATCAACAGTTTCGACGAGGTGACGATGACCGTCTTCATCGCCTCGCCCGAGACGACGACGCTGCCGGTGCGTCTCTTCCTCTACATCCAGGACAACATCGACCCTCTGGTCGCCGCGGTGTCCGCCTCGCTGATCTTCATGACGGTGGCGGCGATGCTGGTGCTCGACCGGCTCTACGGGCTTGAGCGGCTGCTGGTCGGCCGCGGACAGGAGTGA